The Roseimicrobium gellanilyticum sequence TACTGACTACTGACTACTGACTACTGACTACTGACTACTGACTACTGACTACTGACTACTGACTACTGACTACTGACTACTGACTACTGACTACTTCCCTCCCTCACTCCGCGACAGCACAATGCGGAAGCCAATGTTATCCCTGCGAGTATTCGGCGGCAGAGATAACCGCGCCGAGCTGAGCAATTCATCAGGGTTGGAACTCCGCCAGCTTCCGCCGCGCACCGTGGCAGCAGGCATGTCCTTGTTCACAGGGTTGGATTCGAAATTGGTATCGATCCATTCACTCACATTCCCACCGAGACCGATGAGACCTTTGCTACTGGCGGGAAGCGCGGTCACAGCGGCAAGCGCAGGGAAACGATCATCGAAGCCAGGAATCACGGTGGTGAGTCCACCCATGCGGGCGCCGGCGCTGTCGGCGAAATTATCGGTGCCACGCGGTGGTGGCCACTCGTAGCCCCACGGATACACGCCCCGGATGCGCCCGTTGCGCTCGGCGGGGTCCTTACCTCGCTCCAGTGGCAATCCCACGGCGCGGCTCCATTCTTCGTCCGTGGGCAGACGGTAGGTGTCCGTCGACTGGATGAGCTTCATATCCCGCTCTTTCTTTGTGAGCCATGCGCAAAAGGCGCGTGCCTCATCACGATCCACACCGACCACGGGAAACTGCGCACTCTTCTGCTGAATCTGGCCGGGATAATTCTGCGGACGGCGGGCGTTGGTTGCCTTGGCATACTCGGCAAAGTCACGACGGCGGGTTTCTGTCGAGGCCATGAGCACCTCCCCCACCGGCACGAACTTCACCCCCATGGAGTTTCTCCACTCTCTACCAAATGCCACCGTGCGGCGTTGCACCATGTCCGCATACAGCTCGAGCATTTCATTCTCGGTCACCTCACCGTCCAACACGAGGTCCGTGTAGCCTTCCTGACGCAGCTCAAACTCCACCTCTCCCGTCTTCGCACGGGGAATCTCCAGCGGTGTGATGCCCAGCAGCTCACCTCCCTGGAAGACCTTCACCCCCTCAGGGTCGGTGCGCACAATCACGCTGCCGTATCCCTGGCGCGCCACCCGCAGGAAAAAGGCCTGCCAGTCGCCGGACTCGGCCCGCTCATCTGCGGCACGATCATCGAGCGCGGTATCGTCCGACGTCTCGGCTTCCATATAGGGCAACGTCTCGAGTTCATAGTGATGCTCGTTCGTCATGAAGCCACCATCTCGATCACGATCCGCGAGCCAGTAGCGGAACGCCTCCGCGTCCCCCGATGGCACCACTACGATGTAGGCCGGATCCTTCGTGCCCCGGATCTGGTAGCGCACCACCCTCCCCTCAAAGGGACGTCCCGTATCCTTCAGGAAGGCATCGAAGTACTTCATCTCCACCGGCCGTTCACTCGTGTGGCCGCCTTGCTTCGGCACGAACGTCATCTGCAGGCTGTTTATCCAGCGCTCACCGGGCTGCGGAAGCTTGGAAGGTTCCAGCTTCACTTCATAGGTGGCCGGGCGCTTCTTGTCGGCGATGTGCTCGATCTCGTGAATGCGGAATCCGGCCAGACGGATCTGATAGATGGCCGGCACTCCCTCGGCAGGATCCAGCGGGAGCGGCGTGGTACCGAGTTTCAGGCCATTTGAATAGACTTCCGCATGCGGTGGCTCGGTGCGGATGACCAGAGTCGGCTCCGTCCGGTGAAGGGCGGCCTGCACCTGTTCCTTCTGGCTGTTCCAGAAGATGGCCCCCAGCACCGCCGCACTGGCAATGACCAGCGCCATCATGACTTTTCGCCTGGTGCTGGCGCGCATGGGAAGAGCATCCCCACGCAGGGCCATCGCCATCTGTTGCGCATTCTCGAAGCGTTCCTGGGCTTTGGGGGCGCAGGCACGGCAGATGGCACTATGAAGTCGGCGCCAAAGCTGGATGCCCTCGCCGGACTCCGCCGCCGAGGGCAGGTCAGGGAAGTCGAGCCTGTCCTTTCCGGTGCTGGCCTCATAGAGCACCATGCCCAGGGAAAAGATGTCTGACTGCGGAGTGCCCGGCCCCTCAGGAGCCACGAAACCTTCCGTACCCACAAAGCTGCGCTGCCCCAGCAGGGCCACGAGGCCGATGTCCGCGAGACGGCAGGTGCCGTCAATAAAGACCAAGTTGGAGGGCTTCACATCCCGGTGGATGAGCCCGTTCTCATGCATGAAATGCAGCGCCTCGGCCACGTTGATGCCATGGCGGATGCACTCCTCTGCGCGCAGGCGACCCTGCTTGCGCATGCGGCCCATGAGGGTCAGCGGCTTGTACTTCTCCGCATCAATGTCACGACCAGTGTCCACATCATCCGCCAGCTCCATGATGTAGTAGTAGAAACCCTCCTCATCATTGCGGCCCACCTGCAGCACGGGCACAAGACCGGGATGGCGGCGGGAGACAGGCTCATAACGCTTCAGCGCCTCAAACTCGCGCTCGAAGGCCTCAGGATAGTCATAGTCCGCACGCCACACCACCTTCACCGCACGCAGGGCTCCGGTGACACTGCGAGCCAGCCACACCTCACCATAGGCTCCGCGACCAATGAGACGAAGGGTCTCATGGTCATGGATGCGAGGCCGCGTGCGGTCGCTGGAGGTGGGTGGATTCACGTAGAGAAAGAGCGGAACGTCCCAAGACTAACCCGGCTGCGTTGGACGCTCAATTCGGGTCATCTATTTCCATGTACGTCACACCGACCTCTTTTCCTGTACTGGGATCGAAAGAATGCACGCGCATCTGCTTGAGAATGTAGGCATCCTTGTACTTCTGCCCCTTGCGTACCACGAACTGCTTCACCTTCTTCGCGGAGCGGTCCCAGGCTTCCATCTTCAGCATGGCGCCGCTCTTCTGGTCGATCCACAGGTCCACCCATCCGTACGGACCGCGATTGTCCGGATTCTGAGCTCGTACCAGCCAGCACTTCTGCATGAGGACCTTGGCACTCTCATCCATCAGCTTCGCATTCGGCCAGTAGAGGAAGCGCATGGAGAGGTCCTCGTAGTTGATGGCGCTGCCACGCACGCGTTCGCCATAGAGCGAGGCGGGCATCTCCACCTTTCCGTTGGCATTCACCCGGGTGAGCGTGGTGGAGTTTTCCTTCAAGTCCAGATTGATCGACTCCTTCGGCGGCGCGGTGAAGACGAACCGGATGACATTGTCCGACATCGTGAGGGTGAAGGGATTTTTGATGCCTGATTCATTGTCGCGGAGCTGGCCCTTGAGCTGATTCAGATCCTGGATG is a genomic window containing:
- a CDS encoding bifunctional serine/threonine-protein kinase/formylglycine-generating enzyme family protein; this encodes MNPPTSSDRTRPRIHDHETLRLIGRGAYGEVWLARSVTGALRAVKVVWRADYDYPEAFEREFEALKRYEPVSRRHPGLVPVLQVGRNDEEGFYYYIMELADDVDTGRDIDAEKYKPLTLMGRMRKQGRLRAEECIRHGINVAEALHFMHENGLIHRDVKPSNLVFIDGTCRLADIGLVALLGQRSFVGTEGFVAPEGPGTPQSDIFSLGMVLYEASTGKDRLDFPDLPSAAESGEGIQLWRRLHSAICRACAPKAQERFENAQQMAMALRGDALPMRASTRRKVMMALVIASAAVLGAIFWNSQKEQVQAALHRTEPTLVIRTEPPHAEVYSNGLKLGTTPLPLDPAEGVPAIYQIRLAGFRIHEIEHIADKKRPATYEVKLEPSKLPQPGERWINSLQMTFVPKQGGHTSERPVEMKYFDAFLKDTGRPFEGRVVRYQIRGTKDPAYIVVVPSGDAEAFRYWLADRDRDGGFMTNEHHYELETLPYMEAETSDDTALDDRAADERAESGDWQAFFLRVARQGYGSVIVRTDPEGVKVFQGGELLGITPLEIPRAKTGEVEFELRQEGYTDLVLDGEVTENEMLELYADMVQRRTVAFGREWRNSMGVKFVPVGEVLMASTETRRRDFAEYAKATNARRPQNYPGQIQQKSAQFPVVGVDRDEARAFCAWLTKKERDMKLIQSTDTYRLPTDEEWSRAVGLPLERGKDPAERNGRIRGVYPWGYEWPPPRGTDNFADSAGARMGGLTTVIPGFDDRFPALAAVTALPASSKGLIGLGGNVSEWIDTNFESNPVNKDMPAATVRGGSWRSSNPDELLSSARLSLPPNTRRDNIGFRIVLSRSEGGK
- a CDS encoding outer membrane lipoprotein-sorting protein; this encodes MTSFARTFTSGLAMLGAALFSLSPASGQEGAPKPTGDGILKLVRLSQAIQDLNQLKGQLRDNESGIKNPFTLTMSDNVIRFVFTAPPKESINLDLKENSTTLTRVNANGKVEMPASLYGERVRGSAINYEDLSMRFLYWPNAKLMDESAKVLMQKCWLVRAQNPDNRGPYGWVDLWIDQKSGAMLKMEAWDRSAKKVKQFVVRKGQKYKDAYILKQMRVHSFDPSTGKEVGVTYMEIDDPN